A window from Drosophila yakuba strain Tai18E2 chromosome 3L, Prin_Dyak_Tai18E2_2.1, whole genome shotgun sequence encodes these proteins:
- the LOC6534656 gene encoding transcription initiation factor TFIID subunit 8, whose amino-acid sequence MNTYDEVLSKVLDKMLASRNCEVVDEVLRQSLLELLRGRLHEIARRTTNWSNHAGRSAPSYFDLERTFTLMNIQVGGLKSICLSQPHSLAAVECPALETQDQDFHKGPQPMLSATKAREMGSTSYIPDYLPPFPGAHTYKNTLIEKITDRSYVAVRNRHAENELNTQKALNAFYLRCYPTISLFENTQGDGSGHVLDLGPLNNVPYSDALMPQSQVFDTDIYASMEVITHKALDCRFLEEPKLRISRPSSENHEGEDVEMEEPSSNEGAGGVSMQDFT is encoded by the exons ATGAATACCTACGACGAAGTCTTGTCGAAAGTGCTGGACAAAATGCTGGCTTCCAGGAACTGTGAGGTGGTTGACGAAGTATTACGCCAGTCGTTGCTGGAACTATTGCGCGGCA GACTCCATGAGATTGCCCGTCGAACCACCAACTGGTCCAATCACGCCGGTCGCAGTGCACCCAGCTACTTTGATCTGGAGCGTACCTTCACCTTGATGAACATCCAGGTGGGCGGCCTCAAGTCCATTTGCCTGAGTCAACCGCATTCGTTGGCCGCTGTTGAATGTCCAGCACTGGAGACACAGGACCAGGATTTCCACAAGGGCCCACAACCCATGCTGAGTGCCACAAAGGCCAGGGAAATGGGCTCTACGTCGTACATTCCGGACTATTTGCCACCATTTCCAGGGGCGCACACCTATAAGAATACGCTTATTGAGAAGATCACGGATCGTAGCTATGTGGCCGTGAGGAATCGTCATGCCGAGAATGAGCTAAACACTCAAAAGGCTTTAAATGCATTCTACTTAAGGTGCTACCCCACGATATCGCTATTCGAAAATACCCAAGGCGATGGAAGTGGTCATGTTTTGGATCTAGGTCCGCTCAATAACGTTCCTTACTCGGACGCCCTGATGCCGCAAAGTCAGGTCTTTGATACGGACATTTATGCTTCCATGGAGGTGATAACTCATAAAG CACTCGACTGCCGCTTCTTGGAGGAGCCAAAGTTGCGTATTTCACGCCCATCCTCTGAAAATCACGAAGGCGAAGACGTGGAAATGGAGGAACCCTCCAGCAATGAGGGTGCAGGAGGAGTGTCCATGCAGGACTTTACGTAG